From Andrena cerasifolii isolate SP2316 chromosome 12, iyAndCera1_principal, whole genome shotgun sequence, a single genomic window includes:
- the LOC143375353 gene encoding cytochrome P450 9e2-like isoform X2: METWSVVLALVAVVLSVYYYLKRNYDYFEKRGVPYKRPLPLFGDAWKALLKIDTFVQTITDLYNFNRDAKYIGMFEFTKPILMVRDVDLAKEIMVKHFDHFRDHRSFQEGDEGSVFSRNLFALRGDRWKEVRNVLTPVFTSSKMKAMFKLMSECAGRYGETLSNLTEKERVLELKEIFARYTSDTIATCAFGITLDTMADPTNKFYVHGREFMNFGMFTILKVLVLQNMPWVARILRMRIVKPELENFFKQVIANTLKTRQETGIYRPDLIQTLMEANEKLGPDKQLTVDDMTANATLFFAGGLENTSNLMSFAAYEVAVNKGVQENLQKEIDEVLGRCNGNVTYDAINDMKYLDGVVHETLRLYPTALMTDRVCTKRFELPPALPGGKPLVLEEGAVLQIPIYAIQRDPRYYDDPNTFNIERYGGDFRKVQNSETFLTFGQGPRLCIANRFAMLVTKVLLFHLFAKCTLKSCSKTVVPMKFKKAFALFPENGFWFEVVPREEDLKKVINED; encoded by the exons ATGGAAACGTGGTCAGTGGTCCTGGCGCTAGTTGCCGTAGTTCTGTCAGTCTATTACTACCTGAAACGAAACTACGATTACTTCGAGAAACGAGGAGTCCCGTACAAGAGACCATTGCCTCTGTTTGGTGACGCATGGAAGGCACTGTTAAAAATCGACACCTTCGTCCAGACGATCACAGACCTGTACAACTTCAATCGTGACGCCAAATATATCGGCATGTTCGAATTCACGAAGCCGATATTAATGGTACGCGATGTCGATTTAGCGAAGGAAATCATGGTGAAGCACTTTGATCATTTCCGCGACCACCGATCATTTCAAGAAGGCGACGAGGGATCCGTGTTCAGCAGGAATCTTTTCGCTCTACGCGGTGATAGGTGGAAGGAAGTGAGAAACGTGCTCACGCCTGTGTTCACCTCCAGTAAGATGAAGGCCATGTTCAAGCTGATGAGTGAGTGCGCCGGGAGATACGGGGAGACCCTGTCCAATCTGACCGAGAAGGAGAGAGTCCTTGAATTGAAAGAGATATTCGCCAG GTACACTAGCGACACGATAGCGACCTGCGCGTTCGGGATCACTCTGGACACCATGGCCGATCCTACGAACAAGTTCTATGTACACGGTAGAGAGTTCATGAACTTCGGGATGTTCACAATACTTAAGGTTCTCGTACTGCAGAATATGCCTTGGGTCGCCAGAATACTTCGTATGAGAATCGTCAAACCCGAACTGGAGAATTTCTTCAAGCAAGTAATAGCAAACACCCTAAAAACCAGACAGGAGACGGGCATCTATCGGCCCGATCTGATCCAGACACTGATGGAGGCCAACGAAAAACTAGGCCCAGACAAACAATTGACCGTCGACGATATGACAGCCAATGCTACCCTCTTCTTCGCAGGAGGTTTGGAGAACACCTCTAATTTGATGAGCTTCGCGGCTTACGAGGTCGCAGTGAACAAGGGGGTGCAGGAGAATCTGCAGAAAGAGATCGATGAGGTGCTGGGGCGGTGCAACGGCAATGTTACCTACGATGCGATCAACGACATGAAGTACCTTGATGGCGTGGTGCACGAGACGCTGAGATTGTACCCTACCGCCCTCATGACCGACAGGGTGTGCACGAAGCGATTCGAGCTGCCACCGGCGTTACCAGGAGGTAAGCCACTTGTCCTCGAAGAGGGTGCCGTCCTGCAGATACCTATTTACGCGATTCAGCGTGACCCACGATACTATGACGACCCGAACACGTTCAATATTGAACGGTATGGGGGCGACTTCAGAAAGGTCCAGAACTCTGAAACCTTTCTGACCTTTGGTCAGGGCCCGAGGCTCTGCATCGCGAACAGGTTCGCCATGTTAGTGACGAAAGTGTTGCTGTTCCATCTGTTCGCCAAATGCACATTGAAGTCTTGCTCGAAGACAGTTGTGCCGATGAAATTCAAGAAGGCCTTTGCCTTGTTCCCTGAGAACGGGTTTTGGTTCGAGGTGGTGCCCAGAGAGGAGGATCTCAAGAAGGTGATCAATGAGGACTAG
- the Stg-1 gene encoding stargazin related protein STG-1, whose translation MTRGRHVVMSCCCWCCDGLGGAGSSSAAAGGVVTGASGGSVVVGSDANNAGGGGLGIASGLSAMLSLVVVTVAISTGEWLLTEEKLPKTSSNASVEPDCKVTYSGLWRVCVAISPRMEYECSSIDYFPNEEYSPDPSDSTMAIPYAVTKSAMFFFAATSLLVVAEVCYFTAHVTHPRHRLCVFVAGVVFIVSGLLMLVGMVMYISVFKAEVGSKLRPRSSFQGPPFTYRYGFSFLLYVSGFITTEVAGTYAIFLYISWHQRELERRDSGRKNYGGVYHLDNHHVHHGNHATSGHSGFLCERHQKRYFFGRDSVDNVDFDEFLPPLPNLDYHDYSRQFPRDLTTQTVSTTADVLQEEEEDYSPSVQHEFVTFDLDEPLPPPPPVRGSEWAFDTLRKTTPV comes from the exons ATGACAAGAGGGAGGCACGTGGTGATGTCTTGTTGCTGCTGGTGCTGCGACGGCCTTGGCGGTGCCGGTTCTTCGAGTGCTGCTGCTGGGGGTGTTGTTACCGGCGCATCTGGAGGCAGCGTTGTCGTCGGCAGTGACGCCAATAACGCTGGGGGTGGTGGCCTTGGTATCGCTTCCGGTCTATCCGCGATGCTGTCGCTGGTGGTCGTCACCGTTGCCATCAGCACGGGGGAGTGGCTGCTGACGGAAGAGAAACTGCCGAAAACCTCCTCGAACGCTTCCGTCGAACCCGACTGCAAAGTCACCTACAGTGGTCTGTGGAGAGTCTGCGTTGCTATAA GCCCCCGTATGGAATACGAGTGTTCCAGCATTGACTATTTTCCAAACGAGGAGTACAGCCCGGATCCCAGCGATTCAACCATGGCAATACCAT ATGCAGTTACCAAGTCGGCGATGTTCTTCTTCGCTGCAACATCGCTGCTGGTGGTGGCGGAAGTTTGTTACTTCACTGCTCACGTTACTCACCCGAGACACAGGCTCTGCGTCTTTGTCGCCGGGGTGGTCTTCATAGTTTCCG GTTTATTAATGCTGGTGGGAATGGTGATGTACATATCTGTGTTCAAAGCTGAAGTTGGTAGCAAACTTAGACCAAGGTCGTCGTTCCAG GGACCACCCTTCACCTACAGGTACGGATTCTCATTTTTGCTGTACGTGAGTGGCTTCATCACGACCGAGGTCGCCGGCACTTACGCCATTTTCTTGTATATTTCTTGGCACCAGAGAGAGCTGGAACGAAGAGATTCCGGCCGAAAAAATTACGGG ggTGTGTACCATTTAGACAATCACCACGTGCACCACGGAAATCACGCGACCAGTGGACACAGTGGCTTCCTTTGCGAGAGGCATCAGAAGAGATACTTCTTCGGCAGGGATTCAGTGGATAACGTCGACTTCGACGAATTCCTGCCACCCCTGCCAAATTTGGATTATCATGATTATTCCAGACAATTTCCCAGGGACCTTACTACTCAGACG GTCAGTACGACGGCCGATGTTCTtcaggaagaggaggaagactaCAGTCCAAGTGTTCAACACGAGTTCGTGACATTCGATCTTGATGAACCTTTACCACCACCTCCACCAGTTAGGGGCAGCGAATGGGCTTTCGACACATTGAGGAAAACTACCCCCGTCTGA